One region of Bubalus kerabau isolate K-KA32 ecotype Philippines breed swamp buffalo chromosome 6, PCC_UOA_SB_1v2, whole genome shotgun sequence genomic DNA includes:
- the RXFP4 gene encoding relaxin-3 receptor 2 encodes MPTPNTSAPLPAFWVNASGSSALSAADATIPVGFLALRVSVALAYGLVGAVGLLGNLAVLWVLGNCARRAPCPPSDTFVFNLALADLGLALTLPFWAAESALDFHWPFGGALCKMVLTATVLNIYASIFLITALSVARYWVVAMAAGPGAHLSLFWARVATLAIWVAAALVTVPTAVFGAEGEVSGVRLCLLRFPSRYWLGVYQLQRVVLAFMVPLSIITTSYLLLLAFLRWRRPRWRDSRGVAHSIRILLASFFLCWFPNHVVTLWGVLVKFDLVPWDSTFYTVHTYVFPVTTCLAHTNSCLNPVLYCLLRQEPRRALANTFRDLQARLWPQGRGWVEQVALKEMGRRWTESTPQEGGLCTMLTNLDKGNPG; translated from the coding sequence ATGCCCACGCCCAACACCTCTGCCCCCCTGCCCGCTTTCTGGGTCAACGCTTCTGGAAGCAGCGCGCTGAGTGCTGCTGATGCCACGATACCTGTTGGATTCCTAGCCCTGAGGGTCTCGGTTGCCCTGGCCTATGGGCTTGTGGGGGCTGTCGGCTTGCTGGGAAATTTGGCCGTGCTGTGGGTGCTGGGTAACTGTGCTCGGCGAGCCCCTTGCCCACCTTCTGACACTTTCGTCTTCAACCTGGCTCTGGCAGACCTGGGGCTGGCACTCACCCTCCCTTTCTGGGCAGCCGAGTCGGCACTGGACTTCCACTGGCCCTTCGGAGGTGCCCTCTGCAAGATGGTCCTAACGGCCACTGTCCTCAACATCTACGCCAGCATCTTCCTCATCACAGCGTTGAGTGTCGCCCGGTACTGGGTGGTGGCCATGGCTGCAGGGCCAGGCGCCCACCTCTCGCTCTTCTGGGCCCGCGTGGCCACCCTGGCCATATGGGTGGCAGCTGCTTTGGTGACGGTGCCCACAGCTGTCTTTGGGGCCGAGGGCGAGGTGAGTGGCGTGCGCCTGTGCCTGCTGCGTTTCCCCAGCAGGTATTGGCTGGGGGTCTACCAGCTGCAGAGGGTGGTCCTGGCCTTTATGGTGCCACTGAGCATCATCACCACcagctacctgctgctgctggccTTCCTGAGATGGCGGCGCCCACGATGGCGGGACAGCAGGGGTGTGGCCCACTCCATCCGCATCCTTCTggcctccttcttcctctgctgGTTCCCCAACCATGTGGTCACGCTCTGGGGTGTCCTGGTGAAGTTTGACCTGGTGCCCTGGGACAGCACTTTCTACACCGTCCACACCTATGTCTTTCCCGTCACCACCTGCCTGGCGCACACCAACAGCTGCCTCAACCCCGTGCTGTACTGCCTTCTCAGGCAGGAGCCCCGGCGGGCCCTGGCAAACACCTTCAGGGACCTGCAAGCAAGGCTGTGGCCCCAGGGTCGGGGCTGGGTGGAACAGGTGGCCCTAAAGGAAATGGGCAGGCGGTGGACGGAGAGTACCCCTCAGGAGGGTGGCCTTTGTACCATGCTCACCAACCTGGACAAAGGGAACCCTGGGTGA